The DNA window TCAGAACTTGGGCGGATTCTCCGGTGGTGTATAGGGCACCGTGCCGTCGCCGTAGAACCGCTTGCGTGTGGCTTCGGCGACCCGGTTGCATAGCACGTCACCCAATCTGGGCCGATCTGTTCTGCATTGCTGGCGAAGCTCTTTCAGCCGTTCGGGGTCGGCGGCCAGTTCCTCAACCGTCGGAATGTCTGTCTGTTGGGGTGTCTCTGACTGGTGGCAGGCCGTCAGCGCTACGGCCAGCAGAAACGGGATGGTCTTCTTCATGGCTTGGGTTACTCCGCACGATGGGAATGGCGGCCCGGCACGGGCCTGCTGGCCTTGGGAGATTCGATGACCTGCACCCGCTCGATGAAGTGAGCCAGCGTCTCCGACGGTTCGCCAGCCGGACGCAGTAAATAGGTGGTGAGCACGGGCGAGCGGCCGGTCAAAGGCCGCGCCACGACGCCGGACTCCCGACTGGCTTCAATGTGTGCGGCACCTGTCAGACCCAGGCCGAAGCCTGCTGATACCAGAGCCATCATCAAGTCGCAGGAAGCCACCCGCTCTGCCACCAGCGGTTCCATGTCCACGCGGCGCAGAACGCGCTCGATTTGCCGCGCGTGACCTTCGCACGCTTGCGGGTCGCACAGCACCAGTGGATAGCGCAGCAATTCTTCCAAGGGGATGTGCTTGTGTGCCAGCAAGGGATGCCGCGCCGGCACCGCCACCATCAGCGCATCACTCCAAACCGCCTCGGCCGCAATGCCATCGCCGACCTCATCGGACTGGGCGAACCCCACGTCGTACAGGTCGTCATGCAGCCCCTTGATCTGCTGCGACAGCGGCACCTCGAACAGACGGATTTCGACTTCCGGTTCTTCCTGCCGGCACAGCGCCAGCATAGCCGGCAGGCGTGAAGGCGTGATGCCGTCGGATAATGCGACGCGCAACTGGCCGTGGAAACCGTTGGCTGCCGCTTTCACGCTATCTCGTGCCTGCTGCAAGGCGGTAAACACGCGCGGCACGTGTTCCAGGAACAGCTTGCCCGCGCGGGTAAGCCGTGTGCTGCGAGTGGTGCGGGCAAACAGCACCACGCCCAGTTCTTCCTCCAGTTCCTTGATGGCGCGCGACAGCGGCGACTGTTCGATGTGCAGTTTCTCCGCCGCGCGGGCGAAGTGGAGTTCTTCGGCAACGGCTAGGAAACAGCGCAGGTGGCGTAGTTCCATTTCTGCTCCTATGCCTGCGTCGTTCGTGCTGCCGGAGCGGCTTTCGATTTCGCGATGAGCCACGCGAGGGGCCATTGCGCGATCAATGCCAGGCCCACGCCTGCCCAGGGCGTCAACGCCATGTCGTCCTGCGCCACCAACGCGCTGCCCAGCGTTTCTCCCAGCGCGATGCCAAGATTGAATGCGGAGATGTTCAGTGCGGAAGCAAAGCCCACCGCATGGGGCGTCCAGCGTTCTGCTGTCTCCAGCATGCCGGCCTGAAAGCCCGGCGACATGCCAAAGGCCAGGAATCCCCAAACGAACAGTAGCGCCAACATCGGTATCCGATATGGCATCAGCAGTACCAGCGCGATGAGTGTCAGCGATAGCCCGGTCAGCATCCATCGCAGCGTCGCTGTCCAGCCCCAGTGAGCCGCCCAACGGCCGCCTATGAGATTGCCCGCGAGGGTCGCAGCACCGAATGCAACCAGCAGCATACTGGCCGCGCGGATCGAAAAGCCGGTGATGTCTGTCAGGATGGGCGTGATGAACGTGAAGGCCGAAAAGCTGGAGCCAAAGCCCAAAACAGTAATGCTCATCATCGCCAGGATTTCAGGGCGCGTCAGCGCCGCCAGTTGGGTGCTGGTGCGTCCTGCCCCCGCGCAGGCAAGTCGGGCACCCAGCGTAAGGTCGCCAGCCAGCCCAATGCCGCCAGCAATGCGACGGCAAAGAAAGGCAGCCTCCAGCCCAGGCCGTTACCGATCAGGCTGCCCAGCGGCACGCCAATCACCATTGCCAGCGTCAGCCCGGCGAACATCAGCGCGATGGCCCGGCTGGCCTGTCCCTCGGGAACCAGTCGCGCCGCCACGGTCGCGCCAATGGCGAAGAAGCTGCCGTGCGCGACCGCCGTCACGATGCGTCCGGCCAGCAGCATGGCGTAGCTGTGTGAAAGCGCCGACACCAGGTTGCCTAGCAGGAATACTGCAACCAATCCGAGCAGGACAGGCTTGCTTGGCTGTCGCGCCAATCCCAGCACCACGAGGGGCGTTCCGATGGCCAGGGCCAGCGCATAGAACCCGACCAGCCCTCCTGCCTGCGCCAATGGCACGCCCAAATCGGCAGCGATCGCGGGCAGCACGCCCACGACGATGAACTCGGCCACGCCGATGGCAAACGCCGTGACGGCCAGTGCCCAGATGCCGGGATGACGCTGGCGGGAGAGGATCATCGCTCACCGTTTCCCGCTGCTGCGAATGGATAGTCCGTGTAGCCCGCCGCATCACCGCCGAAGAAACGGCTGGCATCGGGCTCGTTCAGCGGCAGTCCCTGGCGCAGGCGTTCGGGCAGATCGGGATTGGCGAGGAAGGAACGGCCGAAGCCGATCAGGTCGGCCCAGCCGTTGCGCAGCGCGGCTTCGGCACGCTCGACCGTGTACTTGCCGGCGTAGATCAGCGTGCCGCCGTAGACGAGCCGCAGCGCTTCCTTGAACGCAGCCGGCATCTCCGGCGCATCCTCCCAATCGGCTTCGGCGATGTGGATGTAGGCCACGCCAATGCCGTCAAGCACCTTGGCCGCACCCAGGTAGGTAGCCTGCGGTGTGTCGTCCACCGCGCCCTGCAATGTCGTCAGCGGCGCCAGCCGCACGCCGACACGCTCGCGCCCAACCACCGCTACCACAGCTTCGGTGACTTCGCGCAGAAAGCGCAGCCGATTGGACAGCGAGCCACCGTAGCCGTCGGTGCGCGTGTTGGCCTGCGAGTCGATGAACTGATTGATGAGATAGCCGTTGGCACCGTGCAGCTCCACGCCATCGAAGCCGGCCGCCATCGCATTGCGTACGGCGGCAGCGAAATCCTGCACCACTTGCGCGATCCCGGCTTCGGACAATGCCTGCGGTGCGGAGTGCTGCACCATTTCGCCGATACCGGCTTTCGGCCCCTTGCCCTCTGGGTCGATGAAAACCTTGACGCCTTCGGCCACCAGCGACGACGACGAAACCGGCGCCAAGCCGCCCGGTTGCAGCGAGACGTGCGAGACGCGGCCGACATGCCACAACTGCGTGAAGATGCGGCCGCCAGCGGCATGCACGGCGTCGGTCACGCCGCGCCAGCCGGCCACCTGCTCAGGGCTGTGGATGCCCGGCGTCCAGGCATAGCCCTGACCTTGCTGGCTGATCTGCGTGCCTTCGGTGACGATCAACCCCGCGGATGCACGCTGGGCGTAATACTCGGCCATCAGCGCGGTGGGCACGTTCCCGCTGGCGGCACGCGAACGGGTCATCGGCGGCATGACGATGCGGTTGGGCAGTTCAAGATCGCCCAGGCGATAAGGTGTGAACAGCATGGCTCAAGGCTCCTGTGGCGAAATGGCGGCGGGTGTTGCGGCCGTCGCAGGCGTTGCGCCAAGACCGGGCAACAAAGCATCGAGATCGACGGCATCGGCCATTGCCCGGTTGCCTTCGTCGCCGGGATGGAGCCGGTCGCCCGAGTCGAAGCGCGCGGCCATGCGTGCCGGATGTGTGGAATCGCGTAGGACCGCATCGAAGTCGATGACGGCATCGAATGCGCCACTGTTGCGAATCCAGTCGTTCACCTGCCGGCGCAGGGCGTCCTTGTCGGGGTGGTAGTAGTCCTCCAGTGGCGTACCGGGCAGCGCCCCCTCGAACGGCGCGAGCGTCGTGCCGATGACGCGAAGCCCCCGGCTGCGGGCCTGCTCGATCAACTGGCGGTAGCCTGCCGTCAGGGCATCCAACGTGGGACGCGGCGTATCGCGT is part of the Halotalea alkalilenta genome and encodes:
- a CDS encoding alkene reductase, whose amino-acid sequence is MLFTPYRLGDLELPNRIVMPPMTRSRAASGNVPTALMAEYYAQRASAGLIVTEGTQISQQGQGYAWTPGIHSPEQVAGWRGVTDAVHAAGGRIFTQLWHVGRVSHVSLQPGGLAPVSSSSLVAEGVKVFIDPEGKGPKAGIGEMVQHSAPQALSEAGIAQVVQDFAAAVRNAMAAGFDGVELHGANGYLINQFIDSQANTRTDGYGGSLSNRLRFLREVTEAVVAVVGRERVGVRLAPLTTLQGAVDDTPQATYLGAAKVLDGIGVAYIHIAEADWEDAPEMPAAFKEALRLVYGGTLIYAGKYTVERAEAALRNGWADLIGFGRSFLANPDLPERLRQGLPLNEPDASRFFGGDAAGYTDYPFAAAGNGER
- a CDS encoding MFS transporter, with the translated sequence MMSITVLGFGSSFSAFTFITPILTDITGFSIRAASMLLVAFGAATLAGNLIGGRWAAHWGWTATLRWMLTGLSLTLIALVLLMPYRIPMLALLFVWGFLAFGMSPGFQAGMLETAERWTPHAVGFASALNISAFNLGIALGETLGSALVAQDDMALTPWAGVGLALIAQWPLAWLIAKSKAAPAARTTQA
- a CDS encoding EexN family lipoprotein produces the protein MKKTIPFLLAVALTACHQSETPQQTDIPTVEELAADPERLKELRQQCRTDRPRLGDVLCNRVAEATRKRFYGDGTVPYTPPENPPKF
- a CDS encoding MFS transporter, encoding MILSRQRHPGIWALAVTAFAIGVAEFIVVGVLPAIAADLGVPLAQAGGLVGFYALALAIGTPLVVLGLARQPSKPVLLGLVAVFLLGNLVSALSHSYAMLLAGRIVTAVAHGSFFAIGATVAARLVPEGQASRAIALMFAGLTLAMVIGVPLGSLIGNGLGWRLPFFAVALLAALGWLATLRWVPDLPARGQDAPAPNWRR
- a CDS encoding LysR family transcriptional regulator is translated as MELRHLRCFLAVAEELHFARAAEKLHIEQSPLSRAIKELEEELGVVLFARTTRSTRLTRAGKLFLEHVPRVFTALQQARDSVKAAANGFHGQLRVALSDGITPSRLPAMLALCRQEEPEVEIRLFEVPLSQQIKGLHDDLYDVGFAQSDEVGDGIAAEAVWSDALMVAVPARHPLLAHKHIPLEELLRYPLVLCDPQACEGHARQIERVLRRVDMEPLVAERVASCDLMMALVSAGFGLGLTGAAHIEASRESGVVARPLTGRSPVLTTYLLRPAGEPSETLAHFIERVQVIESPKASRPVPGRHSHRAE